From Mauremys mutica isolate MM-2020 ecotype Southern chromosome 17, ASM2049712v1, whole genome shotgun sequence, one genomic window encodes:
- the LOC123351447 gene encoding sulfotransferase 2B1-like isoform X1, which translates to MAREYFTHKGVLFQCLDYSPEKLSYVENEFQVRDDDVFNITYPKSSTNWMLEILSLIRCGGDPGWVRSVLNWERAPWVESKVGLEAALKYPPPRLLCSHLPVQLFPKSLQRSKAKIIYTLRCPKDVLVSLYHFSKLLHVFRDPGSLDSFLEDFLSGNVAYGSWFDHVTGWMGLKGNENFFSITYEELQQNHPLHGSGCLPQDPWGSVQRICHFLGKELSEEQVAAVVENASFQSMKGNKMSNFSQLRDEYMDHQDGELLRKAESRPGLAGGCELGLRGTSRAAGAGLGGRGCG; encoded by the exons atggcGCGTGAATACTTCACCCACAAGGGAGTGCTGTTCCAATGCCTGGATTATTCCCCTGAGAAGTTGAGCTATGTGGAGAACGAATTCCAGGTGCGGGACGACGACGTCTTCAACATCACCTACCCCAAGTCAA GCACTAACTGGATGCTGGAGATTCTGAGTCTGATCCGTTGtggcggggaccccggctgggtGCGCAGCGTGCTGAACTGGGAGCGGGCGCCCTGGGTGGAGAGCAaggtggggctggaggctgccctgaaataccccccgccccggctgctctGCTCCCACCTCCCCGTCCAGCTCTTCCCCAAGTCCCTGCAGCGCTCCAAGGCCAAG ATCATCTACACCCTGCGCTGCCCCAAGGACGTCCTGGTCTCGCTGTACCACTTCTCCAAGCTGCTGCACGTCTTCAGGGACCCTGGCTCACTGGACTCCTTCCTCGAGGACTTCCTGAGCGGGAACG TGGCCTACGGCTCCTGGTTCGACCACGTCACCGGCTGGATGGGGCTGAAGGGCAACGAGAACTTCTTCTCCATCACCTAcgaggagctgcagcag AATCACCCTCTTCATGGCAGCGGGTGTCTCCCCCAGGACCcgtggggcagcgtgcagagaatCTGCCActtcctggggaaggagctgagtgAGGAGCAAGTGGCCGCGGTGGTGGAGAACGCCTCCTTCCAGAGCATGAAGGGGAACAAAATGTCCAACTTCTCCCAGCTGAGGGACGAGTACATGGACCACCAGGATGGGGAGCTCCTGAGGAAAGCTGAGTCCaggcctgggctagcagggggctgcgagctgggactgaggggcaccagcagagctgcgggggcagggctggggggcaggggctgtgggtag
- the LOC123351447 gene encoding sulfotransferase 2B1-like isoform X3 translates to MAREYFTHKGVLFQCLDYSPEKLSYVENEFQVRDDDVFNITYPKSSTNWMLEILSLIRCGGDPGWVRSVLNWERAPWVESKVGLEAALKYPPPRLLCSHLPVQLFPKSLQRSKAKIIYTLRCPKDVLVSLYHFSKLLHVFRDPGSLDSFLEDFLSGNVAYGSWFDHVTGWMGLKGNENFFSITYEELQQRVSPPGPVGQRAENLPLPGEGAE, encoded by the exons atggcGCGTGAATACTTCACCCACAAGGGAGTGCTGTTCCAATGCCTGGATTATTCCCCTGAGAAGTTGAGCTATGTGGAGAACGAATTCCAGGTGCGGGACGACGACGTCTTCAACATCACCTACCCCAAGTCAA GCACTAACTGGATGCTGGAGATTCTGAGTCTGATCCGTTGtggcggggaccccggctgggtGCGCAGCGTGCTGAACTGGGAGCGGGCGCCCTGGGTGGAGAGCAaggtggggctggaggctgccctgaaataccccccgccccggctgctctGCTCCCACCTCCCCGTCCAGCTCTTCCCCAAGTCCCTGCAGCGCTCCAAGGCCAAG ATCATCTACACCCTGCGCTGCCCCAAGGACGTCCTGGTCTCGCTGTACCACTTCTCCAAGCTGCTGCACGTCTTCAGGGACCCTGGCTCACTGGACTCCTTCCTCGAGGACTTCCTGAGCGGGAACG TGGCCTACGGCTCCTGGTTCGACCACGTCACCGGCTGGATGGGGCTGAAGGGCAACGAGAACTTCTTCTCCATCACCTAcgaggagctgcagcag CGGGTGTCTCCCCCAGGACCcgtggggcagcgtgcagagaatCTGCCActtcctggggaaggagctgagtgA
- the LOC123351447 gene encoding sulfotransferase 2B1-like isoform X2, translating to MAREYFTHKGVLFQCLDYSPEKLSYVENEFQVRDDDVFNITYPKSSTNWMLEILSLIRCGGDPGWVRSVLNWERAPWVESKVGLEAALKYPPPRLLCSHLPVQLFPKSLQRSKAKIIYTLRCPKDVLVSLYHFSKLLHVFRDPGSLDSFLEDFLSGNVAYGSWFDHVTGWMGLKGNENFFSITYEELQQDPWGSVQRICHFLGKELSEEQVAAVVENASFQSMKGNKMSNFSQLRDEYMDHQDGELLRKAESRPGLAGGCELGLRGTSRAAGAGLGGRGCG from the exons atggcGCGTGAATACTTCACCCACAAGGGAGTGCTGTTCCAATGCCTGGATTATTCCCCTGAGAAGTTGAGCTATGTGGAGAACGAATTCCAGGTGCGGGACGACGACGTCTTCAACATCACCTACCCCAAGTCAA GCACTAACTGGATGCTGGAGATTCTGAGTCTGATCCGTTGtggcggggaccccggctgggtGCGCAGCGTGCTGAACTGGGAGCGGGCGCCCTGGGTGGAGAGCAaggtggggctggaggctgccctgaaataccccccgccccggctgctctGCTCCCACCTCCCCGTCCAGCTCTTCCCCAAGTCCCTGCAGCGCTCCAAGGCCAAG ATCATCTACACCCTGCGCTGCCCCAAGGACGTCCTGGTCTCGCTGTACCACTTCTCCAAGCTGCTGCACGTCTTCAGGGACCCTGGCTCACTGGACTCCTTCCTCGAGGACTTCCTGAGCGGGAACG TGGCCTACGGCTCCTGGTTCGACCACGTCACCGGCTGGATGGGGCTGAAGGGCAACGAGAACTTCTTCTCCATCACCTAcgaggagctgcagcag GACCcgtggggcagcgtgcagagaatCTGCCActtcctggggaaggagctgagtgAGGAGCAAGTGGCCGCGGTGGTGGAGAACGCCTCCTTCCAGAGCATGAAGGGGAACAAAATGTCCAACTTCTCCCAGCTGAGGGACGAGTACATGGACCACCAGGATGGGGAGCTCCTGAGGAAAGCTGAGTCCaggcctgggctagcagggggctgcgagctgggactgaggggcaccagcagagctgcgggggcagggctggggggcaggggctgtgggtag